The Harpia harpyja isolate bHarHar1 chromosome 13, bHarHar1 primary haplotype, whole genome shotgun sequence genome contains a region encoding:
- the CMTR1 gene encoding cap-specific mRNA (nucleoside-2'-O-)-methyltransferase 1 isoform X8 encodes MAARGASRLAWCLRRVGVSGDWLLLEAGTQVTVGRGLDLTYQLVSKTCPLMISRKHCVFQQNAEGQWTVKDNKSLNGVWLNKQRLDPSKAYPIAEGDRIQLGVPLENKETAEYEYEVIKEEWEKIRPFLAQRNDLGKAKSSRTKRKFSLEELETSGSEGPSNSRSKRDRVSCDNEPLGESWGRVEEAKQLTEKMDVKLPFPGPSEEDSGPAHSSPAHSEKAVSVPHKDQKGSGLAQSWSGLEMLRKTLVDIMKLKVKVQEKQTAVLNVKQKRRKCAQKEILAMEQELRELQDQLCMEQEHHQQQVEELERTFSKEQEKLEGIKWQHGEENLKEQLAQVLQEHHALMEELSRSKKDFEEIIRAKNKELEETKEEKEKVRAQKEEVLNQMNDVLENELQCTICSEHFIEAVTLNCAHSFCSYCINEWTKRKVECPICRQEIKSKTRSLVLDNCIDRMVEKLDVEMKKHRLTLIRERKGERKTESVGETSHRQ; translated from the exons ATGGCGGCGCGCGGGGCCTCGCGGCTGGCCTGGTGTCTCCGCCGGGTCGGGGTCAGCGGCGACTGGCTCCTGCTGGAGGCCGGCACGCAG GTAACTGTAGGCCGAGGATTAGATCTCACGTACCAGCTGGTGTCAAAAACCTGTCCCTTGATGATCTCTCGTAAGCACTGTGTTTTCCAGCAAAATGCAGAAGGGCAGTGGACTGTCAAGGATAACAAG AGTCTAAATGGAGTCTGGCTTAACAAACAGCGCCTGGATCCCTCAAAAGCCTATCCTATCGCTGAAGGAGACCGTATCCAGTTGGGAGTGCCTTTGGAAAACAAAGAGACTGCTGAATATGAGTATGAAGTAATTAAAGAGGAATGGGAGAAAATCAGACCATTTTTAGCCCAAAGGAATGACCTGGGGAAAGCTAAGAGTTCAAGAACTAAACGTAAATTTAGTTTGGAGGAATTGGAGACATCTGGATCAGAAGGCCCTTCAAACTCCAGATCCAAAAGAGACAGAGTATCCTGTGACAATGAACCTTTGGGTGAATCATGGGGAAGGGTAGAAGAGGCCAAACAGTTAACAGAGAAGATGGATGTCAAGCTGCCTTTTCCTGGACCAAGTGAGGAGGATAGTGGTCCAGCGCATAGTAGCCCTGCCCACTCTGAGAAAGCCGTGTCTGTCCCCCATAAGGACCAGAAAGGCTCTGGTCTTGCACAGTCATGGAGTGGCTTGGAAATGCTGAGGAAAACTCTAGTAGATATAATGAAGTTAAAGGTCAAAGTGCAGGAGAAGCAGACAGCGGTTCTGAATGTGAAGCAGAAGCGCAGGAAGTGTGCTCAGAAGGAGATCCTGGCAATGGAGCAGGAGCTGCGGGAGTTGCAGGACCAGCTGTGCATGGAACAAGAGCATCATCAGCAGCAGGTGGAAGAGCTGGAGAGGACATTCTCTAAAGAGCAAGAGAAGCTAGAGG GAATAAAGTGGCAACATGGGGAGGAGAATCTGAAGGAGCAGCTGGCCCAGGTCCTGCAAGAG CATCATGCTTTGATGGAAGAACTGAGCCGCAGTAAAAAAGATTTTGAGGAGATAATTCGAGCCAAGAATAAAGAACTGGAAGAAACCAAG gaggagaaggaaaaggtgaGAGCCCAAAAAGAAGAGGTGTTGAATCAGATGAATGATGTGTTGGAGAATGAGTTGCAGTGCACGATCTGTTCTGAGCACTTTATTGAG GCAGTCACTCTGAACTGTGCGCACAGCTTCTGCTCCTACTGTATCAATGAGTGGACGAAACGTAAAGTGgagtgccctatctgcaggcaggaGATCAAATCAAAGACACGCTCTCTGGTGCTGGATAACTGCATTGACAGGATGGTAGAAAAACTGGatgtggaaatgaaaaagcatCGCCTGACCCTTATCAGAGAGCGGAAAGGTGAGAG aaaaacagaaagtgttGGTGAAACCAGCCACAGACAATGA